A region from the Sulfitobacter sp. D7 genome encodes:
- the istA gene encoding IS21 family transposase, which yields MPGRHVTDQQMRLFMTLRQTHTVPVAAAKAGISQATGYRLQADPTLPSQKKTPRGRRRPDPLADIFDTDVVPLLRSSPGFRPVAVYEELLRRHPELGTGIRRTLERRIRAWNAEHGPEQEVIFRQVHTPGKMGLSDFTAMGKLGVTVAGEPLDHRLYHFRLAYSGFQHAHVVLGGESYVALAEGLQNALWALGGVPHAHRTDSLSAAFKNLDKSAQADLTDRFDALCSHYGMTPTRNTKGVAHENGSIESPNGHLKRAIEDALLMRGSRDFQTLPDYRRFIDEIVGRINARNAKRIDVERASLRPLPARRTTDYEEVRLRVTSSGGFTLRKVFYTVPSRLIGHHLRIRLYDDRLELFLGGTSLLTLPRGRASSNGSHGHVVNYHHVIHSLRKKPMALMGLIYRDQLFPRRAFGDMFAVLLEQTGEKKACRMTVDLLALAHDRGCEAELAAQIEEDLRQNRLPDMAALRVLFSPSTEALPQVEVRLADLSSYDQLVGNAASAEEVAA from the coding sequence ATGCCGGGCCGTCATGTCACCGACCAACAGATGAGGCTTTTCATGACGCTCAGACAGACCCACACCGTTCCTGTGGCCGCGGCCAAGGCGGGGATCAGCCAGGCAACTGGCTATCGGCTGCAAGCCGACCCAACTTTACCATCCCAGAAGAAGACCCCGCGTGGCCGACGTCGCCCGGATCCGCTTGCCGATATTTTCGATACGGATGTCGTGCCGCTGCTGCGGTCCTCACCGGGGTTCCGTCCTGTCGCCGTTTACGAAGAGCTGCTGCGGCGACACCCCGAGCTGGGCACCGGCATCCGGCGCACTTTGGAACGGCGGATACGCGCCTGGAACGCCGAGCATGGCCCCGAACAGGAAGTCATTTTCCGGCAGGTCCACACGCCGGGCAAGATGGGCCTGTCGGATTTCACCGCCATGGGCAAACTGGGGGTGACCGTGGCCGGTGAGCCGTTGGATCATCGGCTATATCACTTCCGGCTTGCTTATAGCGGGTTTCAGCACGCCCATGTTGTGCTGGGCGGCGAAAGCTATGTGGCGCTGGCTGAGGGATTGCAGAACGCCCTCTGGGCGCTCGGTGGTGTGCCGCACGCACATAGGACCGACAGCCTGTCGGCGGCCTTCAAGAACTTGGACAAGTCCGCCCAGGCTGATCTCACCGACCGTTTCGATGCTCTGTGCAGTCATTACGGCATGACGCCAACGCGTAACACCAAAGGTGTCGCGCACGAGAACGGCTCGATCGAAAGCCCCAATGGCCATCTCAAGCGCGCCATCGAAGATGCGTTGCTCATGCGTGGGTCGCGCGACTTCCAGACTTTGCCGGACTACCGCCGCTTCATCGATGAGATCGTTGGGCGGATCAACGCGCGCAATGCAAAACGCATCGATGTGGAGCGCGCCAGCCTCAGGCCTTTGCCTGCGCGTCGCACCACGGATTATGAAGAGGTCAGGCTGCGCGTCACGTCCTCCGGTGGCTTCACCTTGCGCAAGGTGTTCTACACCGTGCCGTCCCGGCTGATCGGTCATCATCTGCGCATACGGCTCTACGATGATCGGCTGGAGCTGTTTCTCGGAGGCACCTCCCTGCTGACGCTGCCACGCGGGCGCGCATCGAGCAACGGCAGCCATGGTCACGTGGTCAATTACCACCATGTCATCCATTCGTTGCGCAAAAAGCCGATGGCCTTGATGGGACTGATCTATCGTGACCAGCTGTTTCCGCGCCGGGCGTTCGGCGACATGTTCGCAGTCCTGCTGGAACAGACCGGCGAGAAGAAGGCTTGTCGCATGACCGTCGATCTTCTGGCGCTGGCCCACGACCGGGGGTGCGAGGCCGAATTGGCCGCTCAGATCGAGGAGGATCTTCGTCAGAACCGCCTGCCTGACATGGCAGCCCTGCGCGTGCTCTTCAGCCCGTCGACCGAGGCGCTCCCCCAAGTCGAGGTGCGCCTGGCCGACCTGTCATCCTACGACCAGCTGGTCGGCAATGCGGCATCCGCCGAGGAGGTTGCAGCATGA